In the Pseudothauera hydrothermalis genome, one interval contains:
- the rplK gene encoding 50S ribosomal protein L11, translated as MAKKIIGYIKLQVPAGKANPSPPIGPALGQRGLNIMEFCKAFNAQTQGLEPGLPIPVVITAYADKSFTFVMKTPPASVLIKKAAKVQKGSSKPHTDKVGSITRAQVEEIAKTKMKDLTAADLEAAVRTIAGSARSMGITVEGL; from the coding sequence ATGGCTAAGAAAATCATCGGCTACATCAAGCTGCAGGTGCCGGCCGGCAAGGCCAACCCCAGCCCCCCAATCGGCCCCGCGCTCGGTCAGCGCGGCCTGAACATCATGGAGTTCTGCAAGGCCTTCAACGCCCAGACGCAGGGCCTTGAACCCGGTTTGCCGATTCCGGTGGTCATCACCGCCTATGCCGACAAGAGCTTCACCTTCGTCATGAAGACGCCGCCGGCATCGGTGCTGATCAAGAAAGCGGCCAAGGTCCAGAAAGGCTCGTCGAAGCCGCATACCGACAAGGTGGGCTCGATCACCCGTGCGCAGGTCGAAGAAATTGCCAAGACCAAGATGAAAGATCTGACCGCTGCTGACCTCGAAGCTGCCGTGCGCACCATTGCCGGCTCTGCGCGCAGCATGGGTATCACCGTGGAGGGTCTCTGA
- the rplA gene encoding 50S ribosomal protein L1, with amino-acid sequence MAKLSKRVQALRAKVDRNRTYTVSEALALVKQCATAKFDESIDVAVNLGVDARKSDQVVRGSVVLPAGTGKTVRVAVFAQGEKAEAARAAGADVVGFDDLAEQVKAGNIDFDLCIATPDAMRVVGQLGQILGPRGLMPNPKVGTVTMDVTTAVKNAKAGQVQYRTDKAGIVHATIGRASFADEALQQNFNALIEALIKAKPAASKGVYLRKIAISSTMGAGVRVEPSSITTA; translated from the coding sequence ATGGCCAAGCTTTCCAAACGCGTTCAAGCCTTGCGGGCCAAGGTTGACCGTAACCGCACCTACACCGTGAGCGAAGCCTTGGCCCTGGTCAAACAGTGCGCCACGGCCAAATTTGACGAATCGATCGACGTGGCGGTGAATCTGGGCGTCGATGCGCGTAAATCCGACCAAGTGGTGCGCGGTTCGGTGGTGCTGCCGGCAGGTACCGGCAAGACCGTGCGTGTCGCGGTCTTTGCCCAGGGCGAAAAAGCCGAGGCCGCCCGTGCGGCCGGAGCCGACGTGGTGGGCTTCGACGATCTGGCCGAACAGGTCAAGGCCGGCAATATCGATTTCGATCTGTGCATTGCCACGCCTGATGCCATGCGGGTGGTCGGGCAACTGGGGCAGATTCTCGGTCCGCGCGGCCTGATGCCCAACCCGAAGGTCGGCACCGTCACCATGGATGTAACCACCGCGGTGAAAAACGCCAAAGCAGGTCAGGTGCAATACCGCACCGACAAAGCTGGCATTGTGCACGCCACCATCGGTCGCGCCTCGTTTGCCGACGAAGCGCTGCAGCAGAATTTCAACGCCTTGATCGAGGCCTTGATCAAGGCCAAACCGGCCGCCTCCAAGGGGGTGTATCTGCGCAAGATCGCTATTTCCAGCACCATGGGCGCTGGCGTGCGTGTCGAACCGAGCAGCATCACGACCGCTTGA
- the tuf gene encoding elongation factor Tu codes for MAKGKFERTKPHVNVGTIGHVDHGKTTLTAAITTILAKKFGGEAKAYDQIDAAPEEKARGITINTAHVEYETANRHYAHVDCPGHADYVKNMITGAAQMDGAILVVSAADGPMPQTREHILLARQVGVPYIIVFLNKCDMVDDEELLELVEMEVRELLSKYEFPGDDIPIIKGSALKALEGDQSDIGEAAIMRLAEALDSYIPTPERAIDKPFLLPIEDVFSISGRGTVVTGRVERGVIKVGEEIEIVGIRPTAKTTCTGVEMFRKLLDQGQAGDNVGVLLRGTKREEVERGQVLAKPGTITPHTHFTGEVYVLSKEEGGRHTPFFNNYRPQFYFRTTDVTGAITLPEGTEMVMPGDNVSITVKLIAPIAMEEGLRFAIREGGRTVGAGVVSKIIE; via the coding sequence ATGGCGAAGGGTAAGTTCGAGCGGACCAAGCCGCACGTAAACGTAGGCACGATCGGCCACGTTGACCATGGCAAGACGACGCTGACGGCGGCGATCACCACGATTCTGGCCAAGAAGTTTGGCGGCGAAGCCAAGGCTTACGACCAGATCGATGCGGCGCCTGAGGAGAAAGCGCGCGGCATTACCATCAACACCGCGCACGTGGAATACGAAACCGCCAATCGGCACTACGCGCACGTGGACTGCCCGGGTCACGCCGACTATGTGAAGAACATGATCACCGGTGCCGCTCAGATGGACGGCGCCATTCTGGTGGTGTCGGCCGCCGACGGCCCGATGCCGCAGACCCGCGAGCACATTCTGTTGGCCCGTCAGGTGGGTGTGCCCTACATCATCGTGTTCCTGAACAAGTGCGACATGGTCGATGATGAAGAGCTGCTCGAGCTGGTGGAAATGGAAGTGCGCGAGCTGCTGTCGAAGTACGAATTCCCGGGCGACGACATTCCGATCATCAAAGGCTCGGCGCTCAAGGCGCTCGAGGGTGATCAATCCGACATTGGCGAGGCGGCGATCATGCGCCTGGCCGAAGCGCTGGACAGCTACATTCCGACCCCGGAACGTGCAATCGACAAGCCGTTCCTGCTGCCGATCGAAGACGTGTTCTCGATCTCCGGTCGCGGCACGGTGGTGACCGGCCGTGTCGAGCGTGGCGTGATCAAGGTTGGCGAAGAAATCGAAATCGTCGGCATCCGTCCGACCGCCAAGACCACCTGCACCGGGGTGGAAATGTTCCGCAAGCTGCTCGACCAAGGTCAGGCCGGTGACAACGTCGGCGTGCTGCTGCGCGGCACCAAGCGCGAAGAAGTCGAGCGCGGCCAAGTGCTGGCCAAGCCGGGCACGATCACCCCGCACACCCACTTCACCGGCGAAGTGTATGTGCTGTCCAAGGAAGAGGGCGGCCGTCACACTCCGTTCTTCAACAACTACCGTCCGCAGTTCTACTTCCGTACCACGGACGTGACCGGTGCGATCACGCTGCCCGAAGGCACCGAGATGGTGATGCCGGGCGACAATGTGTCGATCACGGTGAAACTGATTGCGCCGATCGCGATGGAAGAAGGTCTGCGCTTTGCGATCCGCGAAGGCGGGCGTACCGTCGGCGCCGGTGTCGTGTCCAAGATCATCGAGTAA
- the nusG gene encoding transcription termination/antitermination protein NusG: MTKRWYVVHAYSGFEKSVQRALIDRINRAGMQEMFGQILVPVEEVVEMKGGQKSISERKFFPGYVLVEMEMNDDTWHLVKSTPKVTGFVGGTATKPTPISEKEVEKILHQMQEGVEKPRPKVLFEIGEVVRVKEGPFTDFNGTVEDVNYEKSKLRVSVTIFGRATPVELDFAQVEKT, encoded by the coding sequence ATGACGAAGCGCTGGTATGTAGTGCACGCTTATTCCGGGTTCGAGAAGTCCGTCCAGCGGGCGCTCATCGACCGGATCAATCGTGCCGGCATGCAGGAGATGTTTGGGCAGATCCTGGTGCCGGTCGAAGAGGTCGTCGAAATGAAAGGCGGCCAGAAAAGCATCTCCGAGCGCAAGTTCTTTCCCGGCTATGTGCTCGTCGAGATGGAAATGAATGACGACACTTGGCACTTGGTGAAATCAACGCCCAAGGTCACCGGCTTTGTCGGTGGTACCGCGACCAAGCCGACCCCGATCTCCGAGAAGGAGGTCGAGAAAATCCTGCATCAAATGCAGGAAGGGGTCGAGAAGCCCCGGCCCAAGGTGTTGTTTGAAATCGGTGAGGTGGTGCGCGTCAAAGAAGGCCCGTTTACCGATTTCAATGGCACGGTCGAAGATGTCAATTACGAAAAGAGCAAGCTGCGTGTGTCGGTGACCATTTTCGGGCGTGCCACACCGGTGGAACTAGATTTTGCCCAGGTGGAAAAAACCTGA
- the secE gene encoding preprotein translocase subunit SecE, with the protein MADKLKFALALALVAAGVVGFYLLGEQPLVLRVLAVFAGVGAGVGVAALSAPGRRFIDFAREAVVETKKVVWPSRKETVQTTGIVFAFVVVLAIFLWLTDKSLEWVLYDLILGWK; encoded by the coding sequence ATGGCCGATAAGTTGAAATTCGCGCTGGCTCTCGCCCTGGTTGCAGCCGGCGTGGTCGGCTTTTATTTGCTTGGCGAACAGCCGTTGGTGCTGCGTGTGCTCGCAGTGTTCGCGGGCGTCGGGGCTGGCGTGGGTGTGGCCGCTTTGTCCGCGCCCGGTCGTCGCTTCATCGATTTTGCCCGCGAAGCTGTGGTCGAGACCAAAAAAGTGGTCTGGCCTTCGCGCAAAGAAACGGTGCAGACAACCGGCATCGTCTTCGCCTTCGTGGTCGTTCTCGCGATCTTTCTCTGGTTGACCGATAAGAGCCTGGAGTGGGTGCTGTACGACCTGATCCTGGGCTGGAAGTGA